CCCGGCCGCGCTCGGTCGGCACCGTGACCATGACCTATGCGCCCGACTACGACGGAGACCCGGACCCCGGCGAGATCGTGTGGACCTGGGTGCCCTTCGAGGAGAACGACGGCCGGGGCAAGGACCGCCCGGTGCTGGTCGTGGCCCGGGAGGCGGGCGGCACGCTGCTGGCCGTGCAGCTGTCCAGCAAGCGGCACAACAACGACCGGGAGTGGGTCCCGATAGGGACCGGCCCGTGGGACCGCGCGGGGCGCGACTCATGGGTGGCCGTGGACCGGGTGCTGCGGGTGCACCCGGCCGGGATGCGGCGCGAGGCCTGCGCCCTGGACCGGGGCCGCTTCAACCTGGTCGGCAACCGGCTGCGCGAGCGCTACGGCTGGCGCTGAGGGATCCGCTGCCGGGACGTCAGGCGGT
This genomic stretch from Streptomyces nigrescens harbors:
- a CDS encoding type II toxin-antitoxin system PemK/MazF family toxin gives rise to the protein MSTSFPASDEPAALPGSQGPTATVEARPRSVGTVTMTYAPDYDGDPDPGEIVWTWVPFEENDGRGKDRPVLVVAREAGGTLLAVQLSSKRHNNDREWVPIGTGPWDRAGRDSWVAVDRVLRVHPAGMRREACALDRGRFNLVGNRLRERYGWR